GAGCCGGTGGCCCGGGCCGTGCAGCGGGTCCGCGCCGAGTACGCCGACCGACCGTTCCGCGCCCCGGAAGCCGATCGCCTCGTGGATCTGGGCCTGGGCGCCCGGGAGATCGGGGCCGCGGTGCGCGCCGGTGCGCTGCTGCGGTTGGCCGACAGCGTGGTGCTGCTCCCCGACGCGCTCGACGACGCGGTGCGGGTGCTGGCCGGGCTGCCTCAGCCGTTCACCCTGTCGGCGGCCCGGCAGGCGTTGGACACCACCCGCCGGGTGGCGGTGCCGCTGCTGGAGCTGCTCGACCGGCGAGGTGCGACGCGCCGGCTGCCCGACGACGCCCGGATCGTCGTCCTCAACGGTGACGGGATGATCGAAGTGTCCGGGCCAATGGGCCTCCCGGGCGGCGGTGCTCACCTACGGTGACGCCATGGACCCTTCGGCGGTCTGGCGGGATCGGCAGCACCGGTGGCGGATCGAGGCGTACCGCGCCCCGGACCTGCGGTTCGCCATCTACGCCACCAACGGCCCCACCGAGTCCGCCCCGCTCTGGCTGTTCGGCATGTCGGCGCTGGCACGGTGGCTGATGACCCACGCCATCTCCCTGGACGACCTGGAGACCGACTGAGCGGAGGGCCGGCCAACCGGAACCGGACCCACGGTCGGCCCGGCTGCGGTTGAGTGGCCTGAGGCGGCGGACGGGGGTACGCGATGGGCGCTCAGCTCGGGCAGTTGGTGCTGGTGGCCGTGCTGGTGCTGGTCAACGCCGCGCTCTCCGGCAGTGAGATGGCGTTGGTGACGCTGCGCGAGGGGCAGCTGCGGCGGCTGGGCCGGCGGACCCGCGCGGGCGACCGGTTGGTGCGGCTCTCCCGCGACCCGAACCGTTATCTGGCCACCATCCAGCTCGGCATCACCCTGGCCGGGTTCCTCGCGTCCGCGGCGGCCGCGGTGTCGCTGGCCGAGCCGCTGGTCGCCCCGCTCGGTTTTCTCGGCGCGGCGGCCCGCCCCACCGCGGTGGTGCTGGTGACGGTGGCGCTGACCTTCGTCACGCTGGTGATCGGCGAGCTGGCCCCCAAGCGGTTGGCCATGCAGCGGGCGGAACGCTGGGCGCTGCTCAGCGCCGGTCCGCTGGACCTGCTCGCCCGACTGTCCCGGCCGGCGGTGTGGCTGCTCAGCCGAACCACCGACGCCGTGGTCCGGCTCGCCGGCGGCAATCCGAAGGCCAGTCGGGAGGAGACCACCGAGGAGGAGCTGCGGGAGATGCTGGTCAGTCAGCGTGGCCTGTCGGCCCAGCAGCGGGAGATCCTCACCGGCGCGTTCGACATCGCCGGGCGGACGCTGCGGGAGATCCTGGTGGCCCGGCGGGAGGTGACCACACTGCCGGCCGGCCTGGCCGCCGGCGAGGGGGTCCGACGGCTCGCCGTCGCCGGACGGTCCCGCGCGCCGGTCACCGGTCCCGGTGGCCTGGACGAGGTGATCGGTGTGGTGCACATCCGTGACCTGGTGCGGGCCGGCGACGGCACGGTGGGGGAGCGGGCCCGCCCGCCGTTGCTGCTGCCGGTCACGCTGCCGGTCGCCGACGCGCTGCGCCAGCTTCGTCTGGAGCACCAGCAGCTGGCTCTGGTGGTCGACGAACACGGCGGCATCGACGGCATGGTCACCCTGGAGGACCTGCTGGCGGAGGTCGTCGGCGAGTTGTACGACGAGACCGACCGGGACGTGCGCGAAGTCGTGCGCGAGCCGGACGGGTCGCTGCTGGTGCCCGGTGACTTCCCGTTGCACGACCTGCCCGACCTGGGGGTGCGGTTGAATTTCCCGCTGTCGCGGGAGTACACGACGGTCGCCGGGTTGGTGCTGGCCCGGCTGCGTCACCTGCCAGGCGAGCCGGGGGAGTGCATTCGGCTGCCCGGGCTGACCCTGGAGGTGGTGGAGGTCGCCGACCGGGCGGTCCGTCGCGTGCGGCTGCGCGGGTTCACCGCCGACACCTGACCGGCCGGCGTTCCGGAATGCCACCCGGACGGGGGACAGGCCCGCCAAATCCGCCCAGGGCGGATGTTTCCCGCATATGGTGCGATACGTGAAGGACCGAGGGTTTCGTACGTTCGTCACGGTGCTGGCCGGCCTCGCGGTGATCTACTTCGGCACCGCCGGCCGCAGCCCCGAGGAGGGCCGGGGTATCTCCGGCGGGCTGGTGGTTCTGGCGCTGCTCGCCGCGCTGCTGGTGTGGCACCTGACCCGGCCGGGCGACAAGACGGTGAAGTGATCGGTTCAACGGGCGGCGCGGGTGACCTCACCGGCGGACTCCTCGCCGAGCGCCACCCGTACCAGCGCCGAGGCGAGCCGCCCGAAGTCCGGCTCGTCGACCAGCCCGGCCAGCCCGTCCGGTGAGCCCGGCAGGCCCAGGCGTTTCGCCCCGGCCAACGCCCGGCGGTCGGCGTACGGGCGCAGGTCGGACCAGACCGTCTGCGCCTCCCGCAGGTAGATGTCCGCACCGGTGGGTCCGATGCCGGGAAACTCGGTGAGCCGGCGGCGCAGTCCGGCCGGGTCACTCCGGGCCTCCCTGTGCAGCCGACGCAGGTCGCCGTGCCAGCGGTCCAGGCACAGCCGGGCGCCGGTGCCGAGCATGGTGGCCGTCCGCTCGTCGTAACGGCGGTAGTGGCCCCGGCCCAGCGCGTCGACCCGCTGTTGCCAGCTGGCGGCCTCCATCGCCTGCGGCGTGCGGTAGCCGGCGGCGAACAGCTCCCGCGCGGCGTCCACCGCCACGCAGGCCCGGATCCGGGTGCTCAACAGCGTGGCGAGCACCAGCAGCTGGTACAGCGGCCCGGGTCGGTCGGAGAGCCGGATGCCGGCCTCCTCCGCGTAGGTGCGGCTGCTCCGTTCCAGCAGCACCTGTGCCACGGTTCGGTCGTTGCCCACGTCCGGTGCGTACCCGCCACCGCGCCGCCTAGCCCTCCCGCCGGTGAGCGGGTCCGGAATGCCGCCGGGTCGGGCGGGTATGCCTGCGGTGGAGGCGGTCACATGCCGCCTGCCGTACCCGGAGGGAGACACCCGTGGTCAACCCGCAGCAGGAGGAGTTCCGCCGTAACGCCAAGGGAGCCACCAGTCAGGACAGCAAGGGGCCCACGCCGACGGGGCACCCGCTCAACCGTGGTTCGTCTCGCGGAGACGAGGGTCGGCCGGTGCCCAAGGGCCAGGTGTCGCCGTACGGGCCGACCGGTGAGCCGGTCGCCGAGGACGACAGCGACAACCGGGTCTAACGATCACGGCGTCGTGGCCGTCGCAACCTGTTCCAGGTGGCGGCGGCCACCAGTCCGTACGCCAGGTGGGGCACGATGTCGGAGATCCAGTCGGCGCGCCGCCAGGTGCGCGGGTCGCTGATCCCCAGCGCGGTGATGGACCCGTCGGTCATCGTCATCACGCCGGCGCCGAGCACGCCGGTGGCCATCGGCAGCGGTTGCCGCCGGCCCCGGGCGTAGAGCGCGAACCCGACCCCGGCGGCGATGCCGAGGCCGTAGCCGACCAGGGCCCCGAGGCCCGAGCGGCGGTTCGCCGCCGGGGCCCCGGACCCCAGGTCCACGTGGGCGATCCGGGCGAGCCGGTCGACGGTCTCCTCCGGGGTGCTGCTCGCCGGCCGGGCCCGCAGGACAATGTCCAGGTAGCTGACCACGTTGAGTGCGGTGCTGCCGACGGCGCCCGCGATGGCGCCGTCGGCCAGGTCGGCCCTCCTCACTTCGGGTCGCCTGGTTCGCGCTCACTCTTGGGGCCGTACGTGCGCTCGCCGCGCACCACACCCCGTTGACCGCGATCCTCCTGCAGGATCCGGTTGGCGACCTGATTGGCCTTGCCGTCGGGGACCCGTCGTCCGGAATCGTCGATCGCGTTGCGCATCCGCGCCCGCTGCTTGTCGTAGGCGTTACTGCCCGGCCGTGGTCCTGGCATCTGCTGCCTCCTTCGTCGCCGTTGGCGTACCGCGGCCGTCTACCCGTCTGGCGGCGGACCAACCCCGGGTTTCAGCGGGGGCCGCGCACCACCGCGACGGGGCACCGGGCGTGGTGCAGCACCGACTGGCTCACCGACCCCAGCAGCAACCCGGTCACCTCGCCGCGCCCCTGCCCGCCGACGACCACCAACTGGGCGGAGCCGGACGCCTCGGCGAGCACAGCGCCGGCCCTGCCGTGCACCGCCCGCCAGGTCAGCCGCAGCCCGGGACAGCGGTCGGTCAGGCCGGCCAGCGACTCGGCGAGCATCTGTTCCTCGGCGCCCTGCAGCCGCGCCTCGTCGTACACCAGGGGTTGCATGTCTCCCGGGCCGGTGCTGGGCGGATGCCGGTAGGCGTACACCGCCAACAGCGGCACGCCGCGCGCCACGGCGGCCTCGGCGGCGAACTCGGCGGCGAGCCGCGACGCCGCCGAACCGTCCATGCCCACCAGCACCGGCTCGCCCGGACGTTCCGCGCCGCGGGCCACCAGCACCGGGCAGTCGGCGTACGCGGCGACCTGCACCGCCACCGAGCCGACCACCAGCGAGGCGAAGCCGCCCAGCCCTCGGTCGCCGAGCACGATGAGCGCGGCGGTGGGGGATTCGCCGACCAGTACCGCGGCGGCCTCGCCGTCGATGATCTCGCCGGAGACCGACAGTCCGGGTGCGGTGGCCTGGGCCTCGGCCACCGCGGCGGCGACGAGTTCCTCGGCCTGGTGGCGCAGCCCACCGCCGGGCGGGGCGTCCGGTGCGGGGGAGACCGGCACGTGCAGCAGTGGCCAGATGAACCCGTGCACCACGCGCAGCGGCCGGTGCCGACGGGCGGCCTCGGTGGCGGCGAGACGGACGGCGCGCAGGGACGGCTCCGAGCCGTCCACGCCGACCACCACCGCCGCGCTGTGCGCCGAGTTCACCGGGTCACCTCCCGCCGGGGCCAGTATCGCGGCCGGCGACGGCCTGGCGGAGCGATACCGCCCAGAGCGTCCGGGTCGGTACGCTGGCGACGACCAGCCGGAGGGAGCGTCGTCGATGGGTGAACCGGACCAGCCGAGCACGGCCCGCATGATCGACTTCTGGCTCGGCGGGGACCACCACTTCCCCGTCGACGTGGCCGCCGCGACCGCGTTCGAGCAGGCCTACGGGCCGTGCGCGCCGGTGTTCCGGGAGCTGCGGGCCTTCCTCGGTCGGGCGGTGCGGGCCATCGCCGGGCAGGGCGTCGACGGGTTCCTGGTCTTCGGCGCGGGAGTGCCCACGATGGACAACGTGCACGAGGTCGCCGCCGAGGCCACCGTGCTCTACACCGACGTCGACCCGGTCACCATCCGGCTGGGTCAGCGCATCCTCGCCGGCAGCGACCGGGCCGGCTACGGCTACGGTGACGCCACCGACATCGGCACCGTCGATCCGGCGCAGCTGCACCGCTTCGTCCCGGGCTGGGGCCGCCGGCCGGTCGGGGTGATCTTCCTCGGGCTGGCCGCGTTCCTCGACGACGACACCCTCGCCCGCACCCTCGACGAGCTGTACGCCGCCGCGGCGCCGGGCAGCATGCTCGCCGTGGACTTCGACACCGAGGAGCTGGCCGATCACCCGGAGGCGCTGGCGATGATGGGGCCGGCCTTCCATATGCGCGCGCCGGCCGCGTTCGCGCCACTGCTGGGTCGGTGGGCGCCGACCGCGGACGGCATCGTCCCGGTCAGCCGGTGGCGGCCGGACGGCACGCCGGCGCCGGTGCCCGACGCGTTCCACGGCGTGCTGGCCACTCGCGGCACCGACTGACCTCCGGCGACCGCGCCGACGGGCGGTCAGTGGGCGTCCGTATGATGCTTGCCCTGCAGCAAGCTTCTGGAGAGGACGACAATGGTGGACGCCCCGGACGTGGTGTCGCGCGCGCTGCGCGAGGCCCCGCCCGACCAGTTGGCCGAGGCCGCGGACCGGGCGATCCGCTCGACGCTGGGGGCGGTGCGCACCGACGTGTTCGTCGCCGACTACCGGATCAGCGGGCTCTGGCCGGTGCTGGATCCGGACCTGCCGGCGGCCGGGTTCCTGGCCTGTCACACAGTGGCGCAGCGCTGTTTCAGCAGCCAGCAACCGGTACGCGACGCCGTCGAGGAGGGCCCGTGCCGGCTCTACCTGCCGCTGACCGTGTGGGGCGAGCGGCTGGGTGTGCTGCTGATCGAGCTGCCGGCCGTACCGGGCCCGGCCGTCACCGGCGTCGCCACCGACATCGCCGGTGCCCTGGCGATGGCGATCCGGGCCGCGGACCGGGAGACCGACAGGTACCGCCGGGCCCGACGCCGCGAGCGGCTGACCATGGCCGCCGAGATGCAGTGGGACCTGTTGC
Above is a window of Micromonospora coriariae DNA encoding:
- a CDS encoding hemolysin family protein, with translation MGAQLGQLVLVAVLVLVNAALSGSEMALVTLREGQLRRLGRRTRAGDRLVRLSRDPNRYLATIQLGITLAGFLASAAAAVSLAEPLVAPLGFLGAAARPTAVVLVTVALTFVTLVIGELAPKRLAMQRAERWALLSAGPLDLLARLSRPAVWLLSRTTDAVVRLAGGNPKASREETTEEELREMLVSQRGLSAQQREILTGAFDIAGRTLREILVARREVTTLPAGLAAGEGVRRLAVAGRSRAPVTGPGGLDEVIGVVHIRDLVRAGDGTVGERARPPLLLPVTLPVADALRQLRLEHQQLALVVDEHGGIDGMVTLEDLLAEVVGELYDETDRDVREVVREPDGSLLVPGDFPLHDLPDLGVRLNFPLSREYTTVAGLVLARLRHLPGEPGECIRLPGLTLEVVEVADRAVRRVRLRGFTADT
- a CDS encoding HhH-GDP family DNA glycosylase, producing the protein MGNDRTVAQVLLERSSRTYAEEAGIRLSDRPGPLYQLLVLATLLSTRIRACVAVDAARELFAAGYRTPQAMEAASWQQRVDALGRGHYRRYDERTATMLGTGARLCLDRWHGDLRRLHREARSDPAGLRRRLTEFPGIGPTGADIYLREAQTVWSDLRPYADRRALAGAKRLGLPGSPDGLAGLVDEPDFGRLASALVRVALGEESAGEVTRAAR
- a CDS encoding universal stress protein — translated: MNSAHSAAVVVGVDGSEPSLRAVRLAATEAARRHRPLRVVHGFIWPLLHVPVSPAPDAPPGGGLRHQAEELVAAAVAEAQATAPGLSVSGEIIDGEAAAVLVGESPTAALIVLGDRGLGGFASLVVGSVAVQVAAYADCPVLVARGAERPGEPVLVGMDGSAASRLAAEFAAEAAVARGVPLLAVYAYRHPPSTGPGDMQPLVYDEARLQGAEEQMLAESLAGLTDRCPGLRLTWRAVHGRAGAVLAEASGSAQLVVVGGQGRGEVTGLLLGSVSQSVLHHARCPVAVVRGPR
- a CDS encoding SAM-dependent methyltransferase, encoding MGEPDQPSTARMIDFWLGGDHHFPVDVAAATAFEQAYGPCAPVFRELRAFLGRAVRAIAGQGVDGFLVFGAGVPTMDNVHEVAAEATVLYTDVDPVTIRLGQRILAGSDRAGYGYGDATDIGTVDPAQLHRFVPGWGRRPVGVIFLGLAAFLDDDTLARTLDELYAAAAPGSMLAVDFDTEELADHPEALAMMGPAFHMRAPAAFAPLLGRWAPTADGIVPVSRWRPDGTPAPVPDAFHGVLATRGTD